One Triticum dicoccoides isolate Atlit2015 ecotype Zavitan chromosome 4B, WEW_v2.0, whole genome shotgun sequence genomic window carries:
- the LOC119295713 gene encoding scarecrow-like protein 34 — protein MAATPDEFLRAGDFLADAEPFSPSLFLDLPPTPSPPRAPFAPASDDLDFISRMLMEEDIDDKFFYQYPDHPAILSAQHRFAQIISDSNTTPSTDDSANTTVASSTFSSDSATARSTSSCSDSATNTAKSTSSSHSATNTANSTSCSSSPGGFGPANPTWPYERIDLSQPLQSRPYIGLGFPVDDANNLLFSGVCTPTAGYFGHAPALSKGNNDHFVAPAGQNGRGTGIQSFAAFSNSSAAKTLSNNGTEKAAKPATPPVCRGGPGTPASAFFSGQADGDMDMLNMAFRKGMEEANKFLPTNNTLDAISNRPALRDFTCDQLKKEEVDRLRMLMFSNGRGRKNRHGVEDLEAEAGRRSKLMMPEQEESGVGEMVEEIMLHGHDIIMKGIEDLHIAMGTEAEKNHRKGTGKAARGRRGASEVDLRTMLIHCAQAVATGDHRGSNELLRQIKQHSSPKGDATQRLAYCFAEGLEARLAGTGSHVYQSLVAKSTSVGEFLRAYKLYMAASSFRKVNFIFVGKIIMDAMVGKSRLHIVDYNVEYGFQWPGLLQMLAEREGGPPEVRITGIDVPQPGFRPAFQIEETGRRLSKCAQEFGVPFKYHGIPAKLETVHAEDLNIDPDEVLIVTSQCGFSNLMDESVIMDRQDIPSPRDMVLSNIRNMRPDVFIDCVVNGTYSAPFFVTRFREALFTYSAQFDMLDATIPRDNDDRLLIERDIFGPCALNVIACEGADRVDRPETYKQWQVRGHRAGLRQVPLSSAVVKLVKDKVKSLYHKDFLIDVDNRWLLQGWKGRVLYAMSTWVAGDHDNSKF, from the coding sequence ATGGCCGCCACGCCGGACGAGTTCCTGCGGGCGGGGGACTTCCTCGCCGACGCGGAGCCCTTCTCCCCGTCGCTCTTCCTCGACCTGCCGCCAACGCCGTCGCCCCCGCGCGCCCCCTTCGCCCCCGCCTCCGACGACCTCGACTTCATCTCGCGCATGCTCATGGAGGAGGACATCGACGACAAGTTCTTCTACCAGTATCCCGACCACCCCGCCATCCTCTCCGCGCAGCACCGCTTCGCCCAGATCATCTCCGACTCCAACACCACCCCATCCACCGACGACTCCGCCAACACCACCGTCGCCAGCTCCACCTTCTCCTCCGACTCTGCCACCGCCAGATCGACCTCCTCCTGCTCCGACTCTGCCACAAACACCGCCAAATCGACCTCCTCCTCCCACTCCGCCACCAACACCGCCAACTCCACCTCCTGTTCCTCCTCACCCGGCGGCTTCGGCCCCGCCAATCCCACCTGGCCTTACGAGCGAATCGATCTCTCCCAGCCCCTCCAGTCCCGGCCATATATCGGCTTGGGCTTCCCCGTCGACGATGCCAACAACCTCCTCTTTTCCGGCGTCTGCACGCCCACCGCGGGATACTTCGGGCACGCTCCGGCGCTCTCCAAGGGCAACAACGACCATTTCGTCGCCCCCGCTGGCCAGAACGGCCGCGGCACGGGCATTCAGAGCTTTGCGGCCTTCTCGAATAGTAGCGCCGCCAAGACCTTGTCGAACAATGGCACGGAGAAGGCGGCCAAGCCGGCTACTCCGCCCGTTTGCCGAGGTGGCCCAGGCACCCCGGCCTCGGCCTTCTTCAGTGGCCAGGCTGACGGTGACATGGACATGCTCAACATGGCGTTTCGCAAGGGCATGGAGGAGGCCAACAAATTCTTGCCCACCAACAACACCCTCGACGCCATTTCCAACAGGCCGGCACTGCGCGACTTCACCTGTGACCAATTGAAGAAGGAGGAGGTGGATAGACTCAGAATGTTGATGTTCAGTAATGGCCGGGGCCGCAAGAACAGGCATGGCGtggaagacttggaggcggaggctGGCAGGAGAAGCAAGCTGATGATGCCGGAACAGGAGGAATCTGGGGTAGGCGAGATGGTGGAGGAAATAATGCTTCACGGCCACGACATCATCATGAAGGGGATAGAGGATCTGCACATAGCAATGGGCACCGAGGCCGAGAAGAACCACAGGAAGGGCACCGGCAAGGCAGCGCGGGGGAGGCGGGGTGCAAGCGAGGTCGACCTCCGCACCATGCTCATCCACTGTGCGCAGGCGGTGGCCACGGGCGATCACCGGGGGTCGAACGAGCTACTCAGGCAGATTAAGCAACACTCATCACCTAAGGGGGATGCCACACAGAGGCTGGCGTATTGTTTCGCCGAGGGACTGGAAGCGCGCCTTGCAGGCACGGGCAGCCATGTGTATCAGTCGCTCGTGGCGAAGAGCACCTCGGTCGGAGAGTTCCTCAGGGCCTACAAGCTCTACATGGCAGCCAGCAGTTTCAGGAAGGTGAATTTTATTTTTGTTGGCAAGATCATCATGGATGCCATGGTCGGGAAGAGCCGCTTGCACATCGTGGATTACAATGTGGAATATGGATTCCAGTGGCCAGGTTTGCTACAGATGCTAGCGGAAAGGGAAGGTGGGCCGCCGGAGGTGAGGATCACTGGCATTGACGTCCCTCAGCCTGGGTTCCGCCCAGCCTTCCAGATTGAGGAGACAGGCCGTCGGCTCAGCAAATGTGCCCAAGAGTTTGGCGTGCCATTCAAGTACCATGGTATACCCGCAAAGTTGGAAACCGTCCATGCGGAGGACCTAAATATCGACCCAGATGAGGTGCTCATCGTCACCAGCCAGTGTGGTTTCAGCAACTTGATGGACGAAAGTGTTATCATGGACAGGCAGGACATCCCGAGCCCCAGAGACATGGTCCTTAGCAACATTCGCAACATGCGGCCTGATGTGTTCATTGACTGCGTTGTGAATGGAACCTATAGCGCGCCTTTCTTCGTGACACGATTCCGGGAGGCACTCTTCACCTATTCGGCGCAATTCGACATGCTGGATGCGACCATCCCCCGTGACAATGACGACCGGCTGCTCATTGAGCGGGATATCTTTGGCCCGTGTGCCCTGAATGTCATTGCCTGCGAGGGTGCAGATCGGGTGGATCGGCCTGAGACTTATAAGCAATGGCAGGTCCGGGGCCACCGGGCTGGGCTGAGGCAGGTGCCATTGAGCTCGGCTGTTGTTAAGCTTGTGAAGGATAAGGTTAAGAGCCTCTACCACAAGGACTTTCTCATCGACGTGGATAACCGTTGGTTGCTGCAGGGGTGGAAAGGGCGGGTTCTCTATGCCATGTCGACATGGGTAGCTGGTGACCATGATAACTCCAAATTTTAG